ACGGTACTGAAACGGATGCGCCGTAAATATACAACCGAAGAGTTCTATAACAAGATGGGCTTGATTCGTCAAGCCATGCCCGATGTGGGCATTACGACGGACGTTATCGTTGGCTTCCCTGGCGAAACCGATGAGATGTTCCGTAACGGCTATGACTTGATGAAGGCAATTCAGTTCTCCGAGATGCATGTATTCCCGTATTCGAAGCGTACCGGTACGCCGGCAGCTCGGATGGAGGATCAGGTGGACGAGGAAGTGAAGAATGCACGTGTGCATGATTTGATTGACTTGTCGGAGCAGCTGCAGCTTTCTTATGCTGAACGTTTTGTGGGTCAGATTCTGGAAGTGATACCGGAGCGCGAGTACAAGGGTGCTCCTAATGGCGGAAAGATGCAGGGTTATAGCGATAATTATCTGCAGCTTGTTTTCAACGGATCGCCTGATCTCGAAGGCAAACTGTGCCGCGTAAAAGTAACCAAAGCTGGTGTAAATGAATGCGAGGGCGAACTCCTCAGCGTCATAGATCATGGACTAAAGGCAGCTGCCCAGTAATTCCAATAGCGGCCATACCAGACAAGGATTTCATTTCCTGGCTACCGGAAGTGGAATCCTTGTTGTACATGAAGGAGGAATAGGACATGACATATACACAGATTTCCGCAGGCGGCGTGGTATACCGTCATCATGAAGGGGCGCTTCAGATCCAGCTTATTTTGGACCGTTATGGAAAAACCTCGCTTCCCAAGGGCAAGATGGAAGCCGGTGAAACCGTCGAGCAGACTGCACTTCGAGAAATTTGCGAGGAGACAGGTATAGTCGGATCCATCACCTCTCCAGTGGACATTATTGCATATAAATACCATCATCCCGAATTCGGCCAGGTGGACAAGGAAGTCCATTACTATCTGGTTAAAGCAGAAAAAGGTAGCTTAAAACCCCAAATCGAGGAAATCAACGGCGTGGACTGGTTTGAGCCTTTGGCCGCATGGAGGAAGCAGCGCAGCAACGGATATAACAACAATGATATCATCCTGCGTAAAGCGCTAATGCTGCTTGAGGTTAGCATTCCTGCGGATGAAGATATGAAACTTTAGGTCTTTGCCCGCTTGTTCCAGAAGGGCAGATAGCATAGTGGAAGCGCAATAAGCGAGCATACGATATTAAATAAGGTTTGCGCATGGGCGATTTGTCCGGCAGGATCCGCCGCTAACCATCCGGATACGGTGGTTAAGCCTGATATGAACGGAGTAAAGAGCAGAACACCGCCGATATTCAGCCCCATATGGGACCAGGCCACGAATCGCCCTGCTCGGGTACTGCCAATCGCTGCTATAAGTGCTGTTGCGCAGGTGCCGACATTGGAGCCCAGAACGATGGCAACGCCGATCTCCGGAGGCAGCGCACCGCTGGCTGCAAGCCCCATAGCCATAGCGATGACAGCTGCGCTGCTGTGCATCAGAGCAGTCAATATCGTTCCGGCTGCTATACCCCAGAGGACGCTCCGCGAAGCGTGGTCCAGGAACCACTGGAATAAATCGAGGCTTTGCAGAGTCGGACCAATAGACTGCATGAATTGTATAGCAAGCAGCACCAGTGAGAATCCGGCCACAGCGAGGCATAAAAACTGACTGCGGATCAAATTGTTTTTTACCTTGTCGTAGCTCGGAGGCACGCGCTCGCTGACGATTACGGCCCCGACCCATAGCATGAGCGAGAGGACAAGCAGAGGCATGGCGGCTTGTCCAATCTGCAGGCTGATGAGCTCGGTGGTTACCGTTGTGCCGATGTTCGTGCCGAGAATAATGCCCAAAGTACCGGCGAGGCTCAACAATCCGGCATTGGCGAAACCTATTGCCAGCACGGTAACGGCGGTACTGCTTTGCAGCAGGGCCGTGACCGCTGTGCTGGCGATCATGCCTTTCAGGGGCGTGGATGTCGCTTTATGGAGCCACTTATGCAACAGCGGACCGGCCCAGCGTTGGAGCGCAACCTCCATGACCTTCATGCCGAACAGGAACAGGACAAGACCATAACAGATGGGAAACCAGAGTGAGGATAGCATGATGTTCTCCTTTTAGAGGTTGTTCAAAAAGCTCTCTTTTGATAAGAAAACCAATCGAGGCCAATCAAGGATGAGCGACCGCGATTAGGTTTTCTTGCGATATAGAATTTCATCAGCTCTGCTGATAACGAATAAATTCTATATCTAACACGAAGTGAATCAGGAAAGTCACTCAGCATCGAATCGATAGACTTTTATCTTAATTACGTATATGACCCTTGGTGGACATGCATGCCTATTGAAATGGCCAGGGGATAACTTAAGGAGTGAAATAACGTGCCATCGGTAATTTTGGAGCGCAGTCGAAAAAAGAGACTGGAGCAGGGGCATCCCTGGGTTTATAAAAGCGAGATTGCCTCTGTCGAGGGTGAACCCAAGCCGGGTGATATCGTATCGGTATTAAACCATCAAGGCCGTTTTCTCGCTTCCGGTTATTACAACCCGCAATCTCAAATCACCGTACGCACCGTTTCGTATGAGCCGGTTGAGACGATGGACAAGACCTTTTTTGCCGCCAGGTTTCAGGAATGCCTGAAACACAGGGAACGGTTTATCGGAGATGAGAACGCCTACCGGCTGGTATATGGCGAGGCGGATTTTCTGCCAGGGCTGATTGTGGACCGGTTTGATGACGTACTGGTCATCCAGCTGCTGACGCTGGGCATGGATCGCTGCCGTGAGGATATCGTGAACGCGCTTGTCGAGGTGGTCCAGCCAAAAGGAATCTATGAACGAAGCGATGTATCCATCCGGGAATTGGAAGGTCTGGAACAGCGCACGGGTATTCTCTACGGGAAGTGTCCTCGCCACGTGACGGTGACGGAGAACGGCTTGAAGATCAAAGTGGATATTGAAGAAGGTCAGAAGACGGGATATTTCTTTGATCAGCGCGAGAACCGGGCATCCATAAAACCGTTAATGAAGGGTTGGGGAGACCGCAGCGGGATCGCGCTTCAGACTGTGGAACGGGACGGTGAGATGAAGTCCTTGCCGGTGAACAAAAGCGGAAAAGAAGTCACGTTTCCCTATTGGGACGGTGCTACGGTGCTGGAGTGCTTTTCGCATACGGGCAGTTTCACGCTGCACGCATGCCTTTATGGGGCCAAGAAAGTAACCTGTCTTGACATATCGGAGCATGCTATCGAAAGCGCCAAAGAGAATGTGGAATTGAACGGATTCCAGGATCGCGTGGAGTTTGTAGTGGACGATGCTTTCCAATATTTGCGCAACCAGGTAAAAGGCTTGGAAGAACGTGAGCAGCGTGCGCAAGGGGATCAGAAAGTGGATACCTCCAAACCGCTGACCGCGGGAGGTGGACGTTCCTGGGATGTGGTCATTCTGGACCCGCCGGCGTTTGCCAAAACCAGGTCTGCTGTCAAGGGAGCTTGCCGGGGATATAAGGACATCAACCTTCATGGAATGAAACTGGTGAATGAGGGCGGTTATTTGGTTACGGCAAGCTGCTCGTACCATATGCGGCCGGATTTGTTCCTGGAGACGATTCAGGATGCTGCAAAAGATGCCGGCAAAATTCTAAGACTCGTGGAATGGCGTGCGGCTGGCAAGGATCACCCGCAAATTCTCGGGGTCGATGAGGGGCATTATTTGAAATTTGCCGTGTTTGAAGTGCGCAGCAAATCAAAGCTGTAAACTGCCACAGCTATAGCGGTTGATGCGAAGGATTTTGCCATGGTGGGTAAACCACGATGGCAGGATCCTTTTTTGTATGTCCGCAATATTTTGGAATGGGAATGAAATCCAAACGTATGTTCCATCAAACGATACTTATGCTATACTAGTAATCAACATCTTTTTTGATAGACAACGAACCAAAACGTGGATTTCATATGAATTTTGATACATTTGACTTATAGATTCAAGGGCATGATTTCACCGGAAGTGCAGCTTGTTTTGAAGGGTGAAGGAGTCCCTTTCGAAAGACGATGTAAAGGGGGCATAGCATGAGCATTCAATTTGTTATCGGCAGGTCGGGCAGCGGCAAGAGCACGTCGATCCGCCAAGAGATGATCGAGCGATTGGAGCAAGATCCCAGGGGGAATCCGATGATACTGATCGTTCCCGAACAAGGGTCCTATGAAGCAGAGCATGCACTCGTTAATGCGGGAGGCATTCGCGGGATAATGCGCGCGCAAGTGCTTAGTTTCCGTCGACTGGCTTACCGCGTCATGCAGGAAAGCGGCGGGGCCGCAAAGGTGGCGATCAGTGAAGAAGGCAAGCGCATGCTGCTGTACAAAATTTTACGGAGGCGCAAAGAAGAGCTCCAATTGTTCGGTGCTTCGGGAGAGCAGCATGGTTTTGTCGGTAAGCTGAGCGAGTTGTATACGGAAATGAAGCGCTATTGCATTGACGCATCCTGCGTAGAGGAGCAGCTGGGACAGATGATATCTGGCTCCGGGAATTCACCGATACTTCGGCGCAAGCTGGAGGACATCGTAACGGTCTTTCATGATTTTGAGCTTGAGATTTCACGGTTCTACATGGATGAGGAAGATACGCTGGCCTCATTAGCAGCGGGAGTGACCCAATCGGACTATATCAAGCGCGCCGACATTTGGATCGATGGTTTCCATGGTTTTACGCCGCAGGAGTACCGGGTGCTCCGGGAAATTATGGCCCATGCCAACCATGTAACGATTGCGTTGACACTGGACAAGCCTTATACGAACGGCAATGTTCCGCATGAGCTGGATCTCTTTCATCCTACCGCAGTGACGTACATAAAGCTTAAAGGCATTGCTGATGAGATGGGGTTGGATATGGAGCATCGTATTCTGCAACCCGATGTTCTTCCACGGTTTCAAGAATCCCCTTTGCTTGCCCACCTCGAGCGCGGTTATGATCGGAAGAAACGTTGGACGGAAGCTGCCCGAGATGGAAATACAGTAAGCAATCCGGACGGCAGCAGGACAGGTCTTCTTCTGCATTCTGCCAGTCACCGCCGGGCTGAAATCGAAGGAGCTTTACGTGAAATGGTTCGTCTCGCCCGGGAAGAAAGAGCACGATACCGGGAAATGGCCGTGTTTGTCCGGAATATGGGAGAATATGAGCACCTGATAGGTCCTTTGTTCAAGGAACACGGTGTTCCTTATTTTCTTGATCAGAAGCGGAGCGAGTTGCACCATCCGCTGGTCGAATTTATTCGATCTGCTCTTGATGTCATTGGACGCCGCTGGCGTTACGAGGACGTATTCCGCTGCGTGAAGACGGATCTGCTGCTGCCGCTGGACGGTTCGCTTACCCGTGAGGACATGGATCGTCTGGAGAACCACGTGCTGGCTTCCGGAATTCAGGGTTCGCGCTGGACGGATGGCCGCCCGTGGAGGGGAATTCCAAGCCTCTCATTAGAGGATGGCGAGAGTGAGGTGCGCAATCCGGATGGTATGCAGGCGATTGAGTATGCCAGAAAGGTGATTACGGAGCCGCTGCATGCGTTTGAGAAGCGGATGAAAAAGGCAACGAGTGCAATGGATCAGAGCACTGCAGTCTATCGGCTTCTGGAGGAAACCGCTGTTCCCGAAAAGCTGGAGCTGTTAAGCCGCGCTGCTCTGGATGCCGGGCGTCCTGAGGAAGCGAGGGAGCATCGCCAGGTATGGGGGGCTGTGCTTGACCTGCTCGACCAGATTGTGGAGATGATGGGTGCGGAGAAGCTCAGCACCGAATTGTTCACGGGCGTGCTGGGCACGGGACTTACGGAGATGAAAATGGCTCTGGTGCCTCCATCTCTGGATCAAGTGCTGATCGGCAGCATGGATCGGACACGGACGGGCGGGGTGAAATATGCTTTTCTGCTCGGCATTAACGATGGTGTACTCCCAGCCCAGTTTAAGGACGATGGGATCCTGACAGAACCGGAGCGTGTTCAGCTCGAAGACCGTGGATTGGAGCTTGCTCCAAGCATATCCCGAAGACTGCTGGATGAACGGTTCCTGATTTATAATGCTCTGACTTCGGCCAGCAAGCAGCTTTGGGTCAGCTATCCTGCGGCAGATGATGAAGGCAAGACGTTACTGCCATCCGAGGTCATCCGCCATTTGAAGCTGATGTTTCAGATGGAAGAGGTGCCTTTGTTTCCAAGACCGCATGCCGGGCAATCAGCCTGCGAGCAGGAGCATTATGCGTCACGTCCTAATAAGACGTTGGCTTACTTGACGGGTCGGCTACGGGACTGGAGAAATGGAGAGGAGATTCCGAACATTTGGTGGCATGTGTACAATTGGTACGCGGAACGGCCGGATTTAAGGTCGCGTCTTTCTTCGATGCTCTCGTCCTTGTCTTACCGGAATGAAGCCCGGCCACTTAAGCAGGAAACGAGCAGGCAGTTGTACGGAACGAAGCTGCGGACAAGCGTATCTCGGATGGAGCGCTTTGTTGCGTGCCCGTTTTCCCATTTTGCCTCCCATGGATTGAAGCTGAGAGAACGGCAGCTGTACCGTCTTCAGGCTCCTGACATCGGACAGCTATTTCATGCTGCCTTGAGCAGCATGGCCATGAAGTTTCAATCCCAGCATCGAAGCTGGGGAGACCTGACCGCGGAGGAATGCTTGCGCGAGGCGGAAGCGACCGTCGATCGGCTTGCTCCCATGCTGCAGGGTGAAATCCTGCTTAGCTCCAAGCGATATGGATATATTTCGCGCAAGCTGAAAAATATCGTGGGCAGAGCATCCGTGATTCTGGGTGAACAAGCAAGGCGCGGCAAATTCGAGCCGATCGGTCTTGAGCTTGATTTCGGTCCAGGGAAGCCGCTGCCACCCCTGACGTTTGAATTGCCGAACGGGGTCAAGATGGAGATTGTCGGGCGCATTGACCGGGTCGACATGGCACGCGGAGAGCATGGGATCATGCTTCGGGTCATCGATTATAAATCCAGCCAGAAGGATCTGCGATTGCATGAGGTCTATTACGGATTATCCCTGCAGATGCTGACCTATCTGGACGTGTTGCTGACGTTTGCGGAGGACTGGCTCGGTGAACAGGCTTTGCCTGCGGGAACCTTGTATTTCCACGTTCATGATCCAGTTCTGCAATCTGCAAACGGCATGACGCCGGAGCAGGCGGCAGAGGAGCTGCTCAAACGTTACAAAATGAAGGGCTTGCTGCTGGCAGACCGCGAAGCGGTTTCCCTCATGGATTCTTTCCTTGAAAAAGGACACTCGGCTATTCTGCCTGTCGCCGTCAAAACGGACGGAAGCTTCTACAGCAGCGCAGCCGTGGCAACACCTGACCAGTGGGAGACCTTGTTGTCCGCCGTGCGGGAGAATATGCTGAATATCGGCTCCAGAATTACGGGGGGCGATGTCGCGATTGTGCCGTACCGGATTCAGCAGGAGACCGCCTGCACGTACTGTTCCTTCCGGCCTGTATGCCAGTTCGACGACGCAATTGAGGGCAGCGAATATCAGCTGCTGGGTAAACCGGGTAAAGATCAGGTTTGGGATATGCTTGGACATCCGAAGGGAGGAGAGAGCCGGTGAGAGAGATGATAGCAAAACCCGAGGGCAGCATGTGGAGTGACGACCAGTGGAAAGCCATCGCGCTGTCGGGCGATGATATGCTGGTTGCAGCTGCAGCAGGTTCAGGGAAGACCGCCGTGCTGGTTGAACGGATCATTCGCAAAATCCTCGACGATTCCGCGGGGTTCAGCGTAGACCGGCTTCTAGTAGCTACGTTTACCAAGGCTGCGGCTGCCGAAATGCGGGGACGGATTCGGGAAGCGCTTGACCGTGAGCTGGACCGGGAACCGGACAATGAGCATATCCGGCGTCAGCTTGCTTTGCTTGGTAGGGCGTCAATTACAACGCTGCACTCCTTTTGCATGGAAGTCATTCGGCGATATTATCAGTTAATACCGCTGGATCCGGGATTCCGCATTCTGAATGAACATGAGGCGGATTTAATGCGGCAGGATATGCTGGAGGAGCTGTTTGAAGAGAAATACGGCGAGGCCGAGGGCGACCAGGAAAGTCGGTTTCTTCATTTGGCGGACTGGTTCAGTGGCGAGCGAACGGACGACGCGCTGTACCGTCTCGTTCAGCGCCTCTATGATTTCTCCCGCAGCCATTCCTGGCCGGCACACTGGCTAAGGGAAACGGCTGCCGGCTTCCAGGTACAAGATACGGAGGCTCTCGGACAAACGCCATGGGTTCAAAGCATTTTGGCTGATGCCCGTCTGGCTCTGAATGGAGCGGCTGGCTTGCTGCAGCAAGCCAGGGCGATCGCCATGCAGCCGGGAGGGCCTGCACCGTATGTGGACAATCTCGATGAGGACTTGCGATTGGTCGCCTCCCTGCTTGAGGCCATCGATAGTTCGCCGTGGGAATCGTTGTACGGCATTTTTCGCGAGGCGTCTTTCGGCAAGCTCAAATCCGTTCGGAAGGATGAGGTGCTGCCGGAGCTTCAGGAACAGGTTAAGGAACTGCGCGACAACGTGAAGAAAATCGTCAATGAGCTGAAAAGTGCATTGTTTGGCCGTCCGGCATCGGAATTTTTGCAGGAACTTCACACGGCAGCGCCGCTGATGATGGAGCTGGCCGAGACGGTTATCGCTTTTGGCGAGCGATATCGTGAGGCCAAAGCGGCCAAAGGCATGGTCGACTTTAACGACCTTGAACATTACTGCCTTCATATTCTTCGTCACCCTGATTCCGTCCCGGGGCATATGATGCCTTCCGATGCGGCGATGGAATACCGCGAGCAGTTTGATGAAGTGCTGCTCGACGAATATCAGGATACGAACAGCGTACAGGAAGACATTGTACGATTGATCTCCAGGGAAATGCCGGGGAACCGGTTTATGGTCGGTGACGTGAAGCAGAGTATTTATCGGTTCCGCTTGGCGGAGCCGGGATTGTTTCTCGATAAATATAAGACGTTTTCTTCCGACGCAAGCACGACCCAAGCCGGCATCCGGATTGATCTGGCCCGTAATTTCCGCAGCCGGATGGAAGTTGTGGATGCCGTCAATTTGTTGTTCCGGCAGATCATGAATGAATCCGTAGCCGAGATTGCCTATGATGCTCGAGCGGAGCTTGTATGCGGCGCATCCTTTCCGGAGCAGGAGGTTCAGGGCGGTACGAACCCTTACACGCCTGAATTGCTCCTGATCGACCGTCTTGGAAAAGGGACGGAGGAGCAGTCCGAAGAATCATCTTCCGAAGAGGACGGGGTTCATCTTGAGGTTGAGGCGCTTGAGATGGAAACCGCCCAACTGGAGGCTCGCGCCATTGCCCGCAGAATTCGTGAGATGACAGGCGAAAACGGGAAGCCGCTCATGGTGTACGATAAAGGACTGAAATCGATGCGGCCCGCGGAGTATGGGGACATGGTTATTTTGCTTCGCTCAGCCATGGTATGGGCACCGTTAATTATAGAGGAACTGCGGCAGGAAGGGATTCCGGCGTTCGGCGAGCAGAACAAAGGGTACTTTCAGGCGACGGAAGTGGAGATCATTTTATCGCTGCTGCAGGTGATTGATAATCCCCGTCAGGATATTCCCCTGGCTTCCGTATTGCGCTCGCCGATACTCGGATTATCCGAGGAAGAGATGGCACAGGTGCGTCTGTGTGCCAAAGGGACTTACTACGATGCGCTTAAGGCAGCAGTCGCGTTAAGTGTCGTCCCGCCGGTCATGGATTTGGCCCGCCCTGTGGGCTTCGTGGATGGCAAATGGACGCCGGGTGTAGAACTGGAAGGTTTAGCCGAAGCAGCAGCAGGTCATGAGTTCGTGGCAGGCAGCCTTCTTTCGGATGCTCCGTTATCAGCTGAAGGTCAGAATATCGAAATATCTCCGGAGCTTAGCTCAAAACTTGGATTGTTTATGGATCGGCTTCAGCGCTGGCGGCAGGAAGCGCGCACAGGAAGTTTGAGTGATCTGATCTGGGGAATTTTCAGTGAAACCGGCTACTTGGATTGGGTTGGCGGTCTACCTGGCGGCAAGCAGCGTCAGGGCAATCTGACCGCCTTGTATGACCGGGCCGTGCAGTATGAACAGGATACAGCCTCCAGAGGTCTCTTCCGTTTCCTGACCTTTATCTCCCGGCTCCGGGAGCGTGGCGGGGATCTCGGCACTGCCGGCGGTACGGAAAGCCAGGGCAATGCGGTACGGTTGATGACCATTCACAAGAGCAAGGGGCTGGAATTCCCGGTTGTTTTTGTAGCGGGATTGTCCAAAAATTTTAACCAGCAGGATTTGAATTCCCCTTTCCTTATGCATAAGGAGCTTGGCTTTGGACCGAAGTTTGTGGATGAAGGCATGCGCGTCAGCTATCCCACGCTGCCTAACCTGGCGATCCGGCGCAGGTCGCAGCTGGAGCTGTTAGCTGAGGAGATGCGTGTGCTCTACGTTGCCCTTACGCGGCCTAAAGAGAAGATGATTCTGGTCGGCACGGTGAAGGATTTGCCGAAGAAGGTGGCTGCGTGGGCACAAGCCGATTTTAACCCGGAGCTTCTTCTGCCGGATTACGTCCTTGCCCGGGGCCGGAGTTACTTGGATTGGATCGGCCCGGCTGTGATACGCCATCCATCCGCAGGTCTGCTCCGCGAGAAGGCGGGCTTATCCGAGGAGACGAACTCACGCGTGTTTAGAGAAGATCGATCGCAATGGATATTTTCGATCGAGACGCCGGAATCCTTGGCGCAGGGCATGATCGGTATTAAGGATGACGTGCAGGCGGATAACGATGACCGGATGAATAAGCTGAATGCCCTGCGCAAGCTCGAGCCGGTTGTTCCGATGGATAGTATAGCCGAAGCGGAAGATATGGGTACGGATGATCAACGTGCAAGCATCTATGAGCGCTTGTCTTGGAAATATCGTTATGAAATGGTCAGCCAAATTTCCGCCAAAACGTCCGTAACGGAGATGAAGAAGCTGCTTGCCTTGCAGGACAGCCCCTCCCTGGATCTACTGGAGGAGCAGGCCGTAAAACGGCAGAGCAAGGAAAATATCGGGGCAGGTGCATCTTTCACACTAAGCTTGCGACGGCCGAAATTTATGGAGTCAACGAAGCTGACACCTGCGGAACGGGGAACCGTGTATCATACGATCATGCAGCATGTGCCTCTTCAACGATTGGAGGGAGCCGCGGAACCGACGCCGGAAATCGAAGACACGATCCGCTACCTTGTGGAAAAAGAAATCATAACCGGTGAGCAAACAGCCGCGGTGGAAGCGACGGAGATCAGCGGCCTGTTTGCTTGCGAGGTAGGGAAGCAGCTGCTGACTGCAGAGGATGTCTGGCGCGAGATGCCGTTTTCATATGCACTCCCCGCAGCTGAAGCATATCAAGGACTCGCTTTCATGGACCAAATCTCGGAACAAGCGGCCGAAGCAGTGCCGGATGTGCAGCTCCTTCAGGACGAAACCGTGCTGATCCAAGGGGTTGTGGACTGCCTGTTCAGGCAGGGCGGTAGACTTGTGCTGCTGGATTATAAAACGGACCGGGTGCTGGAGCATCGCGGCGGCGTTTCGGCCTTAGCAGAGCAGTATCGCTTTCAGCTTGATCTATATGCAAAGGCCTTGGAAGATATTTTAGGCGAGCCCGTTCATGAAAAATGGCTGTACTTTTTTGATGGGGGACATGCCGTTCAACTATAGTCATTTCGATTTGTTTGATTGGGAAGTTTGAAGCGGGAGAGGAGATTAGCGATGCGTATTTTGCATACCGGAGACTGGCATCTGGGGCGCGCACTTGAAGGCCGGAGCAGGCTTGCAGAGCAGGAGCGCTTTCTGGATGAACTGGTTAAGCTGGCAGATGAAGAGCAGGCCGATCTGATCCTCATGGCGGGGGATGTTTATGATTCCGTAAATCCGCCTGCGGCTGCAGAGCAGTTGTTTTATGATGCGGCCGCCAGACTTACGGAGGGGGGCCGTCCTATGGTGGTCATTGCAGGCAACCATGATCAGCCGGAACGGGTTGCATCGGTCACGCCGCTTGTTGCAACCAGGGGCATAACGCTGATTGGGACTCCCGTCGCCGATGCGATCACTGTTGCAGCGGCACGTACCGGAGAAACGGCCAAGATTGCAGCACTGCCTTATCCGTCGGAGGCCAGGCTCAATGAGCTGTTATCGATCGATGGAGATGAGGATCAGCTCCGGCGTGCCTATAGCGAGAGAGTCGGACAACTGATGAGGAAGATGGCAAGGGAATTTTCTCCGCAGACGGTCAATCTGGCCATGAGCCATATTTATGTACTTGGCGGCGTCGAGAGCGATTCCGAGCGGCCGATTCAGGTCGGTGGAGCGTACACGGTTGATCCGTTGGCACTCTCTGTAGGCGCATCCTACACGGCGCTTGGTCACCTGCA
Above is a window of Paenibacillus sp. FSL K6-1330 DNA encoding:
- a CDS encoding NUDIX domain-containing protein, whose translation is MTYTQISAGGVVYRHHEGALQIQLILDRYGKTSLPKGKMEAGETVEQTALREICEETGIVGSITSPVDIIAYKYHHPEFGQVDKEVHYYLVKAEKGSLKPQIEEINGVDWFEPLAAWRKQRSNGYNNNDIILRKALMLLEVSIPADEDMKL
- a CDS encoding Na/Pi symporter; this translates as MLSSLWFPICYGLVLFLFGMKVMEVALQRWAGPLLHKWLHKATSTPLKGMIASTAVTALLQSSTAVTVLAIGFANAGLLSLAGTLGIILGTNIGTTVTTELISLQIGQAAMPLLVLSLMLWVGAVIVSERVPPSYDKVKNNLIRSQFLCLAVAGFSLVLLAIQFMQSIGPTLQSLDLFQWFLDHASRSVLWGIAAGTILTALMHSSAAVIAMAMGLAASGALPPEIGVAIVLGSNVGTCATALIAAIGSTRAGRFVAWSHMGLNIGGVLLFTPFISGLTTVSGWLAADPAGQIAHAQTLFNIVCSLIALPLCYLPFWNKRAKT
- a CDS encoding class I SAM-dependent rRNA methyltransferase; the protein is MPSVILERSRKKRLEQGHPWVYKSEIASVEGEPKPGDIVSVLNHQGRFLASGYYNPQSQITVRTVSYEPVETMDKTFFAARFQECLKHRERFIGDENAYRLVYGEADFLPGLIVDRFDDVLVIQLLTLGMDRCREDIVNALVEVVQPKGIYERSDVSIRELEGLEQRTGILYGKCPRHVTVTENGLKIKVDIEEGQKTGYFFDQRENRASIKPLMKGWGDRSGIALQTVERDGEMKSLPVNKSGKEVTFPYWDGATVLECFSHTGSFTLHACLYGAKKVTCLDISEHAIESAKENVELNGFQDRVEFVVDDAFQYLRNQVKGLEEREQRAQGDQKVDTSKPLTAGGGRSWDVVILDPPAFAKTRSAVKGACRGYKDINLHGMKLVNEGGYLVTASCSYHMRPDLFLETIQDAAKDAGKILRLVEWRAAGKDHPQILGVDEGHYLKFAVFEVRSKSKL
- the addB gene encoding helicase-exonuclease AddAB subunit AddB, whose product is MSIQFVIGRSGSGKSTSIRQEMIERLEQDPRGNPMILIVPEQGSYEAEHALVNAGGIRGIMRAQVLSFRRLAYRVMQESGGAAKVAISEEGKRMLLYKILRRRKEELQLFGASGEQHGFVGKLSELYTEMKRYCIDASCVEEQLGQMISGSGNSPILRRKLEDIVTVFHDFELEISRFYMDEEDTLASLAAGVTQSDYIKRADIWIDGFHGFTPQEYRVLREIMAHANHVTIALTLDKPYTNGNVPHELDLFHPTAVTYIKLKGIADEMGLDMEHRILQPDVLPRFQESPLLAHLERGYDRKKRWTEAARDGNTVSNPDGSRTGLLLHSASHRRAEIEGALREMVRLAREERARYREMAVFVRNMGEYEHLIGPLFKEHGVPYFLDQKRSELHHPLVEFIRSALDVIGRRWRYEDVFRCVKTDLLLPLDGSLTREDMDRLENHVLASGIQGSRWTDGRPWRGIPSLSLEDGESEVRNPDGMQAIEYARKVITEPLHAFEKRMKKATSAMDQSTAVYRLLEETAVPEKLELLSRAALDAGRPEEAREHRQVWGAVLDLLDQIVEMMGAEKLSTELFTGVLGTGLTEMKMALVPPSLDQVLIGSMDRTRTGGVKYAFLLGINDGVLPAQFKDDGILTEPERVQLEDRGLELAPSISRRLLDERFLIYNALTSASKQLWVSYPAADDEGKTLLPSEVIRHLKLMFQMEEVPLFPRPHAGQSACEQEHYASRPNKTLAYLTGRLRDWRNGEEIPNIWWHVYNWYAERPDLRSRLSSMLSSLSYRNEARPLKQETSRQLYGTKLRTSVSRMERFVACPFSHFASHGLKLRERQLYRLQAPDIGQLFHAALSSMAMKFQSQHRSWGDLTAEECLREAEATVDRLAPMLQGEILLSSKRYGYISRKLKNIVGRASVILGEQARRGKFEPIGLELDFGPGKPLPPLTFELPNGVKMEIVGRIDRVDMARGEHGIMLRVIDYKSSQKDLRLHEVYYGLSLQMLTYLDVLLTFAEDWLGEQALPAGTLYFHVHDPVLQSANGMTPEQAAEELLKRYKMKGLLLADREAVSLMDSFLEKGHSAILPVAVKTDGSFYSSAAVATPDQWETLLSAVRENMLNIGSRITGGDVAIVPYRIQQETACTYCSFRPVCQFDDAIEGSEYQLLGKPGKDQVWDMLGHPKGGESR